The Phalacrocorax carbo chromosome 21, bPhaCar2.1, whole genome shotgun sequence genome has a window encoding:
- the LOC135316665 gene encoding histone H2A, whose protein sequence is MSGRGKSGGKARAKAKSRSSRAGLQFPVGRVHRLLRRGHYAERVGAGAPVYLAAVLEYLTAEILELAGNAARDNKKTRIIPRHLQLAVRNDEELNKLLGGVTIAQGGVLPNIQAVLLPKKTGGATGPAKAGKKGGGQQSQEY, encoded by the coding sequence ATGTCCGGCCGCGGCAAGAGCGGCGGTAAGGCCCGAGCGAAGGCCAAGTCTCGCTCCTCCCGGGCCGGGCTGCAGTTCCCGGTCGGGCGCGTCCACCGGCTGCTGCGGCGCGGGCACTACGCGGAGCGGGTCGGGGCCGGCGCCCCGGTGTACCTGGCGGCCGTGCTGGAGTACCTGACGGCCGAGATCCTGGAGCTGGCGGGCAACGCGGCCCGCGACAACAAGAAGACGCGGATCATCCCCCGGCACCTGCAGCTGGCGGTGCGCAACGACGAGGAGCTCAACAAGCTGCTGGGCGGCGTCACCATCGCGCAGGGCGGCGTCCTGCCCAACATCCAGGCCGTGCTGCTGCCCAAGAAGACCGGCGGAGCCACCGGCCCCGCCAAGGCCGGCAAGAAGGGCGGCGGGCAGCAGTCGCAGGAGTACTAG